The following are from one region of the Candidatus Zixiibacteriota bacterium genome:
- a CDS encoding heavy metal translocating P-type ATPase produces the protein MMRDTVNLKILDLDCPDCAAKLERSINSLDDVENCRLDFTSSRAEIVTEDPGTDREKLIDIIGGLGYRAVPVDDDLSQADSSESGLSLKEKLLAVSVLFLLLHFAFRMLAFSQYLQFASSLMAIVTGGVFIFRSAFYSLKNLSADMNLLMSIAASGAIVLGEWSEAAAVIVLFSVANYLEARSVGRAQSAFESLTDKLPKKVERESSGKVEKVTLDQLRVGDIIHLKPGMTAPVDCEIIEGKAFIDQSSLTGEAQPVSMSEGDELLSGAINSDGFLRCRVDKKYENSTLARIIRMVREASARKARLANLVDRFARIYTPIVVAIAFLVALLPPLFFGEEFATWFYRALVFLVISCPCALVISTPVAVLCALTRGARDGVLVKGGVFLEKLADLKAVLFDKTGTLTEGKFAVTDIVALENFNRDMVLSLAASIEKNSEHPIASAILNHARTEKAEILPTSNFTAFPGEGARAEIGGEIYRLGSHRFFHDHEICDQKLHRKVIELEKQGRSLVLLSKGNRLIGALGLADRVKSDTVSAMDELRGAGNLRLVMLTGDNRDTARAVGRELGIDDIHSELLPADKNRIVSEYSSMYGVSAMVGDGINDAPALATADVGIAMGTGGSDVAIEAADVAVIGDRLSLLPKLGRLARHSIAIIKFNIIFALATKFVFMILAGLGLANMWMAVVADMGTSLLVILNSMRLLKGEK, from the coding sequence GGATTTGGATTGTCCGGACTGTGCCGCCAAACTGGAAAGAAGTATTAACAGCCTGGACGATGTTGAGAACTGCCGTTTGGATTTCACTTCTTCCCGGGCGGAGATTGTAACTGAGGATCCCGGGACCGACCGCGAGAAGTTGATCGATATTATCGGCGGGCTGGGTTACAGAGCTGTTCCGGTGGATGATGACCTGTCACAAGCAGATTCAAGCGAGTCCGGATTAAGCCTTAAGGAAAAACTTCTGGCTGTTTCGGTTCTGTTTCTGCTTCTTCACTTTGCGTTTCGCATGCTCGCTTTTTCTCAATACTTACAGTTTGCGTCGTCATTGATGGCGATAGTTACAGGCGGAGTATTCATTTTCCGTTCGGCGTTTTATTCTTTGAAGAATCTGTCTGCCGATATGAATCTGCTGATGAGCATCGCGGCTTCGGGGGCGATTGTGCTGGGCGAATGGTCTGAGGCGGCGGCGGTGATAGTGCTGTTTTCTGTCGCCAATTATCTGGAGGCTCGTTCGGTCGGACGAGCCCAGTCGGCTTTCGAGAGTCTGACAGATAAACTGCCTAAAAAAGTGGAACGAGAATCTTCCGGAAAAGTCGAAAAAGTCACTCTCGATCAGCTCAGAGTCGGGGACATCATCCATCTCAAACCGGGTATGACGGCGCCGGTCGACTGTGAAATCATCGAGGGCAAAGCCTTCATCGACCAGTCTTCTCTAACCGGCGAGGCTCAGCCGGTCAGTATGAGCGAGGGTGACGAACTGCTGAGCGGCGCGATTAACAGCGATGGGTTTTTGCGTTGCCGGGTAGACAAGAAATATGAAAATTCGACTTTAGCCCGGATCATCCGTATGGTTCGTGAGGCGAGCGCGCGCAAGGCACGGCTGGCCAATTTGGTTGATCGTTTCGCGCGAATATATACGCCGATCGTTGTCGCGATAGCGTTTCTTGTGGCTTTACTTCCGCCCCTGTTTTTCGGGGAAGAGTTCGCGACCTGGTTCTATCGGGCGCTGGTGTTTCTGGTAATATCCTGTCCCTGCGCGCTGGTGATCTCCACCCCGGTGGCGGTTCTGTGCGCTCTCACTCGCGGGGCTCGTGACGGCGTTTTGGTCAAGGGTGGAGTTTTCCTTGAGAAACTGGCCGATTTAAAAGCTGTGTTGTTCGACAAAACCGGCACCCTGACCGAGGGGAAGTTCGCGGTGACAGATATAGTCGCGCTCGAAAACTTCAACCGCGATATGGTTCTCAGCCTGGCGGCCTCGATCGAAAAAAATTCTGAACACCCAATCGCCTCGGCGATTCTCAACCATGCCCGGACTGAAAAGGCAGAGATACTTCCGACCTCGAACTTCACCGCCTTTCCGGGCGAGGGCGCACGGGCTGAAATCGGAGGCGAGATATATCGACTGGGGAGCCATCGTTTCTTCCACGATCACGAGATTTGCGACCAGAAACTGCATCGGAAAGTCATCGAACTTGAGAAGCAGGGACGTTCACTGGTGCTGTTGTCAAAAGGCAACCGTCTGATAGGTGCGCTGGGACTGGCCGACCGTGTGAAATCCGATACCGTATCTGCTATGGATGAGCTCCGCGGGGCAGGTAACCTGCGCCTGGTGATGCTGACCGGTGACAACCGGGATACCGCCCGTGCAGTCGGCCGAGAGCTCGGAATCGATGATATCCACAGCGAGCTGTTACCGGCCGACAAGAACCGGATAGTATCGGAGTATTCTTCCATGTACGGTGTTTCTGCGATGGTCGGTGATGGTATCAATGACGCGCCTGCTTTGGCGACTGCCGATGTCGGTATTGCCATGGGCACGGGTGGTTCCGATGTGGCTATCGAGGCGGCTGATGTTGCTGTAATCGGTGACAGGCTTTCGCTTTTGCCGAAACTGGGCAGGCTGGCACGACATTCAATCGCGATAATCAAGTTCAATATCATCTTCGCTCTGGCGACCAAGTTCGTGTTCATGATCCTGGCAGGGCTTGGTTTGGCCAATATGTGGATGGCTGTTGTGGCTGATATGGGTACATCACTTCTCGTGATTTTGAATTCGATGAGACTTCTAAAGGGTGAGAAGTAA